From Penaeus monodon isolate SGIC_2016 chromosome 42, NSTDA_Pmon_1, whole genome shotgun sequence, one genomic window encodes:
- the LOC119598979 gene encoding low-density lipoprotein receptor-related protein-like, producing MTSLTGPEGICRSLCRSDADCSYLQYCCPNSCGKVCVAPQVFETEACGCSVSFLPQWSDGYPDVRFARFLNFLWRAVKGRFSSSMDVHILDETFETTRVGPVETFCQLEKLLQVDLVHKPVDLFTKPRRKLFIVGEDPEWFEYVLDVAAVSGAFESVCAIVVGETQLNESIQNSFVSSGEPCVWQVALSSQLNDLVTEVQAVIDDGGGCACLDDDEEVSKGCADVGERCKYDTDCGLRRICVGGVCQERPCFQTEIFQEYFAGYDYYAYYDYGYEYYDYYDYYDFDYEYYDYYEDKTIDYVSYMLFYHAYDYYLQESAGNSRSMRKKAGDFSKLKKNSVKRHGVKKSKKAVARNARLSSYPSETGCCLFSEFTCSGFPTLCVPGYFVCDADADCMNGEDDAPEACQTRVCGDGKFRCASGQCIDAWDECDGFKDCLDGSDEHCQSHTDCPAGRPHLCSSGECIGFRSVCDGISDCYSLEDELPCECIGFRCSSGECLSATMECDGKADCFDGSDELCGLPGGGPCPDARPVSCADGSCIAESSVCDSIANCADGSDEDAEVCLPGECFRCASGECVHPEYRCDGLDDCKDGSDENDCASFSCSDASFKCASTGECLGAGVVCDGREDCRDGSDEAGCAAAPCPQKQPFKCSSGECVSYAQLCDGVYNCKDRSDESKCQNNICPPFSRFKCTSGQCIRFSDARCDGAIDCIDRSDEVNCQITCSPDEFECAAGGCISRTHVCNGLRECRDGSDENECDLSLPCPEDRFRCKESGECVHENIVCDGDFDCADGSDETGCQEATCPEDRPFHCGSGECVPEFYACDGFFDCKDGSDEGNCKESSVCDRLEILCKSGQCIDLWRRCDGVRDCRDGDDEEDCQNFACAAFRPFHCGSGECRRPYYRCDGFYQCQDGSDEAGCATFTCPDLRPFKCANGTCITIYQVCNGLDDCGDGSDELGCQDFQCPAQTFQCPERNCIPTYYVCDDYPDCDAGDDEQKCEDPERDADMAGQKQTG from the exons ATGACGTCACTAACTGGACCCGAGGGCATCTGTCGGTCTCTTTGTCGAAGTGACGCCGACTGCTCTTATTTACAGTATTGTTGTCCGAACAGCTGTGGGAAAGTGTGCGTGGCTCCCCAGGTGTTTG AGACCGAGGCCTGTGGCTGTTCGGTGTCATTTCTGCCTCAGTGGAGTGACGGATATCCTGATGTTCGATTTGCAAGGTTTCTAAATTTCCTTTGGCGGGCTGTAAAGGGCAG ATTTTCATCATCAATGGACGTGCACATACTCGATGAAACTTTCGAGACAACGAGAGTCGGGCCCGTCGAGACCTTTTGCCAACTTGAGAAACTGTTGCAAGTCGATCTTGTGCACAAACCAGTTGATCTCTTTACAAAACCTCGCAGGAAGTTAT tCATCGTGGGCGAGGACCCCGAATGGTTCGAATACGTGCTCGACGTAGCGGCTGTGTCGGGAGCCTTCGAATCCGTGTGCGCGATTGTGGTCGGGGAAACTCAGCTGAACGAGAGTATCCAGAACTCGTTCGTTTCCTCGGGTGAGCCTTGCGTGTGGCAAGTGGCTTTGTCTTCCCAGCTGAATGACCTAGTGACAGAAGTTCAAgccgttattgatgatgggg GAGGTTGTGCGTGTCTTGACGACGACGAGGAAGTCTCAAAGGGATGTGCTG ATGTAGGCGAAAGGTGTAAATACGACACAGACTGCGGACTTCGACGAATCTGCGTGGGCGGAGTGTGCCAAGAGCGGCCGTGTTTCCAAACTGAAATCTTCCAAGAATATTTTGCTGGATATGATTATTACGCTTACTACGATTATGGCTATGAGTACTATGATTATTACGATTACTACGATTTTGACTACGAGTACTATGATTATTACGAAGACAAAACTATTGATTACGTGTCTTACATGCTGTTCTACCACGCTTATGACTATTACCTTCAGGAGAGTGCAGGGAATAGTCGTTCTATGAGGAAAAAAGCTGGAGATTTCAGTAAACTTAAGAAAAACAGTGTTAAGAGACACGGTGTTAAGAAATCGAAGAAAGCTGTTGCAAGAAATGCAAGATTGTCTTCTTATCCCAGTGAAACgg GTTGCTGTTTGTTCAGCGAATTCACCTGCAGTGGTTTTCCTACTCTCTGCGTTCCCGGGTACTTCGTGTGCGATGCCGATGCTGACTGTATGAATGGCGAAGATGACGCTCCCGAAGCCTGTCAGACAC GTGTTTGTGGCGACGGGAAGTTCCGCTGCGCCTCGGGGCAATGCATCGACGCCTGGGATGAGTGCGACGGCTTCAAGGACTGCCTCGACGGATCCGACGAGCACTGCCAAAGCCACACCGACTGCCCTGCTGGCCGCCCTCACCTCTGCTCCTCCGGGGAATGCATCGGCTTCCGCTCCGTATGTGACGGGATTTCCGACTGCTACAGCTTAGAGGACGAGCTTCCCTGCGAGTGCATTGGGTTCAGGTGTTCTTCTGGAGAATGTCTTTCCGCCACGATGGAGTGCGACGGCAAAGCCGACTGCTTCGATGGATCCGACGAACTGTGCGGCCTTCCCGGCGGGGGCCCGTGTCCGGACGCGCGGCCCGTGTCTTGCGCCGACGGAAGCTGCATAGCCGAATCCAGTGTTTGCGATTCGATCGCTAACTGTGCCGATGGATCGGACGAAGACGCCGAGGTCTGTTTGCCGGGAGAGTGCTTCCGCTGCGCCTCCGGGGAGTGCGTCCATCCGGAGTACCGATGCGATGGCCTCGACGACTGCAAGGACGGCTCGGATGAAAACGACTGCGCATCCTTCTCTTGCAGCGATGCTTCATTCAAATGCGCGTCGACTGGCGAGTGCCTGGGCGCGGGGGTCGTTTGCGACGGAAGAGAGGACTGTCGAGATGGAAGCGACGAAGCTGGCTGTGCCGCGGCTCCCTGTCCGCAAAAACAGCCTTTTAAGTGCTCGTCAGGAGAATGCGTCAGCTATGCACAACTCTGCGACGGCGTGTACAACTGCAAGGACCGGAGCGACGAGAGCAAGTGTCAAAATAACATCTGCCCTCCTTTCAGCAGGTTCAAGTGTACTTCAGGACAGTGCATAAGGTTCTCTGACGCTCGTTGTGACGGCGCCATCGACTGCATTGACCGCAGCGACGAAGTGAACTGCCAGATCACTTGCTCACCTGATGAGTTTGAGTGCGCTGCAGGGGGTTGCATAAGCAGGACTCACGTGTGCAACGGCCTGAGAGAATGTCGAGACGGAAGCGACGAGAACGAGTGCGACTTGTCGTTGCCGTGTCCGGAAGATCGGTTCCGATGTAAGGAGTCTGGAGAGTGCGTCCACGAGAATATTGTCTGCGACGGCGACTTCGACTGCGCAGACGGAAGCGACGAGACCGGCTGTCAAGAAGCTACGTGTCCAGAAGATAGACCTTTTCACTGCGGTTCAGGAGAATGTGTCCCGGAATTTTATGCGTGCGATGGATTCTTCGACTGCAAAGACGGTAGCGATGAAGGCAACTGCAAGGAGTCCAGCGTTTGCGATCGTCTTGAAATACTATGTAAGAGCGGCCAGTGTATCGACTTATGGCGTCGCTGCGACGGCGTCAGGGACTGCCGGGACGGGGACGACGAAGAGGACTGCCAGAACTTCGCCTGCGCCGCCTTCCGCCCCTTCCACTGCGGGTCGGGCGAGTGCCGACGCCCCTACTACCGATGCGATGGTTTCTACCAGTGCCAGGACGGGAGCGACGAGGCGGGCTGCGCCACCTTCACCTGCCCGGACCTCCGACCCTTCAAGTGCGCCAACGGAACCTGCATCACGATCTACCAAGTGTGCAACGGTCTCGATGACTGCGGCGACGGCAGCGACGAACTCGGCTGCCAAGACTTTCAGTGCCCGGCCCAGACGTTCCAGTGCCCGGAGCGGAACTGCATACCGACGTATTACGTGTGTGACGACTACCCTGACTGTGACGCCGGTGACGATGAACAGAAATGCGAGGACCCGGAGCGGGACGCAGATATGGCGGGGCAAAAGCAAacgggataa